A stretch of Lysobacter sp. K5869 DNA encodes these proteins:
- a CDS encoding copper resistance system multicopper oxidase, whose amino-acid sequence MTLRIPPFGAPADPGRRRFVAGLAAGGAIAGSGLWRGAFAAPMAQTPRVLSGTEFDLDIGATQVNFTGRVRPAVTVNGSLPAPILRWREGDTVTLRVANRLREGMSSIHWHGLILPANMDGVPGLSFDGIRPGESYVYRFRVGQSGTYWYHSHSLFQEQAGLYGAIVIDPREPAHYRYDREHVLLLSDWTDLEPAALFRRLKQMSSYDNYYKRTVGDAMRDVGEKGLAATLRDRGEWGRMRMTPTDLSDVNAHTYTYLLNGVTPAGNWTGLFKPGEKVLLRFVNGSAMTYFDVRIPGLKMTVVAADGQPVHPVSVDEFRIAVAETYDVLVEPSGQDAYTIFCQDNARTGYVRGTLAVRQGLEAEVPRTDPRPLLTMEDMGHGDMSGDGGHDMSKMKGMEGGCGASMGAKSKGMEGGCGANMGGMAAPASGGGMDHAAMGHAGMDHGAMKSAPGGDPRLIDMRAMSLSPKLDDPGIGLRGNGRKVLTYSDLHSVFDDPDGREPSREIELHLTGHMEKFAWSFDGQKFMGADPIRLTYGERLRIVLVNDTMMTHPIHLHGLWSDLENDKQEFQVRKHTIDMPPGTRRSYRVRADALGRWAFHCHLLYHMEAGMMREVRVEE is encoded by the coding sequence ATGACATTGCGTATTCCCCCGTTCGGCGCCCCGGCCGATCCCGGCCGCCGCCGCTTCGTCGCCGGCCTCGCCGCCGGCGGCGCCATCGCCGGCAGCGGCCTGTGGCGCGGCGCCTTCGCCGCGCCGATGGCGCAGACGCCGCGCGTGCTCAGCGGCACCGAGTTCGATCTCGACATCGGCGCCACCCAAGTCAACTTCACCGGCCGCGTGCGTCCGGCCGTCACCGTCAACGGCAGCCTGCCCGCGCCGATCCTGCGTTGGCGCGAAGGCGACACCGTCACCTTGCGCGTGGCCAACCGCCTGCGCGAAGGCATGAGCTCGATCCATTGGCACGGCCTGATCCTGCCGGCCAATATGGACGGCGTGCCGGGTCTGAGCTTCGACGGCATCCGTCCCGGCGAGAGCTACGTCTATCGCTTCCGCGTCGGTCAATCCGGCACTTACTGGTATCACAGCCACTCGCTGTTCCAGGAGCAGGCCGGCCTGTACGGCGCGATCGTGATCGACCCGCGCGAACCGGCGCATTACCGCTACGACCGCGAACACGTGCTGCTGCTCTCGGACTGGACCGACCTGGAGCCGGCCGCGCTGTTCCGCCGGCTCAAGCAGATGTCGAGCTACGACAACTACTACAAGCGCACCGTCGGCGACGCGATGCGCGATGTCGGCGAGAAAGGCTTGGCCGCGACCCTGCGCGACCGCGGCGAATGGGGCCGCATGCGCATGACCCCGACCGATCTGTCGGACGTCAACGCGCACACCTACACCTATCTGCTCAACGGCGTGACCCCGGCGGGCAACTGGACCGGCCTGTTCAAGCCCGGCGAAAAAGTGCTGCTGCGCTTCGTCAACGGCTCGGCGATGACTTACTTCGACGTGCGCATCCCCGGCCTGAAGATGACCGTGGTCGCCGCCGACGGCCAGCCGGTGCATCCGGTCAGCGTCGACGAGTTCCGCATCGCCGTGGCCGAGACCTACGACGTGCTGGTCGAACCCTCGGGCCAGGACGCCTACACCATCTTCTGCCAGGACAACGCCCGCACCGGCTACGTGCGCGGCACCCTCGCGGTGCGTCAGGGTCTGGAAGCGGAAGTGCCGCGCACCGATCCGCGCCCGCTGCTGACCATGGAGGACATGGGCCACGGCGACATGAGCGGCGACGGCGGCCACGACATGTCGAAGATGAAAGGCATGGAAGGCGGTTGCGGCGCCAGCATGGGAGCGAAGAGCAAGGGCATGGAGGGCGGCTGCGGCGCCAACATGGGCGGCATGGCCGCACCCGCGTCCGGCGGCGGCATGGACCACGCGGCGATGGGCCACGCCGGCATGGACCACGGCGCGATGAAATCCGCGCCCGGCGGCGATCCGCGCCTGATCGACATGCGCGCGATGAGCCTGTCGCCCAAGCTCGACGATCCCGGCATCGGCCTGCGCGGCAACGGCCGCAAGGTGCTGACCTATTCCGACCTGCACAGCGTGTTCGACGATCCCGACGGCCGCGAACCCAGCCGCGAGATCGAACTGCACCTCACCGGCCACATGGAGAAATTCGCCTGGTCCTTCGACGGGCAGAAGTTCATGGGCGCCGATCCGATCCGGCTGACCTACGGCGAGCGGCTGCGCATCGTCTTGGTCAACGACACGATGATGACCCACCCCATCCACTTGCACGGCCTGTGGAGCGATCTGGAGAACGACAAGCAGGAGTTCCAGGTGCGCAAGCACACCATCGACATGCCGCCGGGAACCCGCCGCAGCTATCGCGTGCGCGCCGACGCGCTCGGCCGCTGGGCGTTCCACTGCCACCTGCTCTACCACATGGAAGCGGGCATGATGCGCGAAGTGAGGGTCGAAGAATGA
- a CDS encoding CopL family metal-binding regulatory protein, with translation MPFFSLLLRLLLIVALSLNGYASAAMIASGGHAMGPRLAAAAPAQPAADTAMADCHEGMEMPAMAHHGAEPASAPHPADPAAPHEGDCCGKFACQCDCLQAASIAHAIAPLPPRLDTVAPALPTPHAPPSGVLSLPIRPPIA, from the coding sequence ATGCCCTTCTTTTCGCTGCTGCTGCGCTTGCTGCTGATCGTCGCGTTGAGCCTGAACGGCTACGCGTCGGCGGCGATGATCGCCAGCGGCGGCCATGCGATGGGGCCGCGCCTCGCGGCGGCGGCGCCAGCGCAGCCCGCGGCCGACACGGCGATGGCCGATTGCCACGAGGGCATGGAGATGCCGGCGATGGCCCATCACGGCGCCGAGCCCGCCTCCGCTCCCCACCCCGCCGACCCGGCCGCGCCGCACGAGGGCGATTGCTGCGGCAAGTTCGCCTGTCAATGCGATTGCCTGCAGGCGGCGAGCATCGCCCACGCGATCGCGCCGCTGCCGCCGCGCCTGGACACGGTCGCGCCGGCGCTGCCGACCCCGCACGCCCCGCCCAGCGGCGTGCTGAGCCTGCCGATCCGTCCACCCATCGCCTGA
- a CDS encoding isochorismate synthase produces MMGEAQLARVAPAIAATAHLDAAPPALLSSYRPQDSLFSSAHTQLHARGVLHALTRASDDDLAGASERLLSQVASEAGRLPLLGAVPFEGGQPARLWVPTHAAFAAGRARHRGAAHLHGDSRAAPRVEPVPAPAQFKRNVERSLDRIHDGGLRKVVMSRSLRIAAKVDVPQLLGQLLARAPSAYTFAMDLAGAGGPPACLIGSSPELLLSKRGARIVSNPLAGSIPRSADPVEDRRRAEGLLQSAKDLHEHALVIEDVAAALRPFCSDLQVPAAPSLLATPTMWHLSTRVDGVLRDPATSSLRLALALHPTPAVCGYPTEPARRVIRELEGYDRGLFTGLVGWCDADGDGEWAVTIRCALVEEECATVFAGAGIVAGSQPEAELAETTAKLRTMLGAMGLAHVAEAEGRA; encoded by the coding sequence ATGATGGGCGAAGCGCAACTGGCGCGGGTCGCGCCCGCGATCGCCGCGACCGCGCACCTCGACGCCGCACCGCCGGCCTTGCTGTCGAGCTATCGGCCGCAGGATTCGCTGTTTTCCTCCGCCCACACCCAACTGCATGCGCGCGGCGTGCTGCACGCGCTGACGCGCGCCAGCGACGACGATCTGGCCGGCGCCAGCGAACGCCTGCTGAGCCAGGTCGCAAGCGAAGCGGGGCGTTTGCCGTTGCTCGGCGCGGTGCCGTTCGAGGGCGGCCAACCCGCGCGCTTGTGGGTGCCGACGCACGCCGCGTTCGCCGCCGGCCGCGCGCGCCATCGCGGCGCCGCGCATTTGCACGGCGATTCGCGCGCCGCGCCGCGGGTCGAACCGGTGCCGGCGCCGGCGCAGTTCAAGCGCAATGTCGAACGTTCGCTCGACCGCATCCATGACGGCGGTCTGCGCAAGGTGGTGATGTCGCGCAGCCTGCGCATCGCGGCCAAGGTCGATGTGCCGCAGTTGCTCGGGCAACTGCTGGCGCGCGCGCCGTCGGCCTACACCTTCGCGATGGATCTGGCCGGCGCGGGCGGCCCGCCAGCGTGTTTGATCGGTTCCAGCCCCGAGCTGCTGCTGTCCAAGCGCGGCGCGCGCATCGTTTCCAATCCGTTGGCGGGCTCGATCCCGCGCAGCGCCGATCCGGTCGAGGATCGCCGCCGCGCCGAAGGCTTGCTGCAGTCGGCCAAGGATCTGCACGAACACGCGTTGGTGATCGAGGACGTCGCCGCCGCGCTGCGTCCGTTCTGCAGCGATTTGCAGGTGCCGGCGGCGCCGTCGCTGTTGGCCACGCCGACGATGTGGCATCTGTCCACGCGCGTCGACGGCGTGTTGCGCGACCCCGCGACCAGCTCGCTGCGGCTGGCGCTGGCGCTGCATCCCACGCCCGCGGTGTGCGGTTATCCGACCGAGCCGGCGCGGCGGGTCATTCGCGAATTGGAAGGCTACGACCGCGGTTTGTTCACCGGCCTGGTGGGTTGGTGCGACGCCGACGGCGACGGCGAATGGGCGGTGACGATCCGCTGCGCGCTGGTGGAAGAGGAGTGCGCGACCGTGTTCGCCGGCGCCGGCATCGTCGCCGGCTCGCAGCCGGAGGCCGAATTGGCGGAAACCACCGCGAAACTGCGCACCATGCTCGGCGCGATGGGGCTGGCGCACGTCGCCGAGGCCGAGGGCCGGGCATGA
- a CDS encoding (2,3-dihydroxybenzoyl)adenylate synthase — protein sequence MSAAPLPGFVPWPDEFAARYRERGYWTGETLYRSVSRGARMHPERIAIVCGERRWSYAQFDEQSRRLAAGLRRLGIGPRDRVLLQLPNIGEHYIACHALFLLGALPVFALPAHRRAEIGYFVGHAEVRACVIADRDGGFDYRSMIREVCAEHDCLRDAIVIGEAEEFHAFADLLDEPLSGDGPEAGEVAFLQLSGGSTGVPKLIARTHDDYLYSVRESARICGLDGDTVYLCALPAAHNFPMSSPGALGVFHAGGCVVLARHSDPESCFALIQRERVTLTALVPALALAWLESRSRARYDLSSLDCVQIGGAHLAGEVARRVPEAFGCRLQQVFGMAEGLVNYTRGDEPEELILGTQGRPISDDDEIRIVDDEDIDVAPGEVGHLLTRGPYTIRGYYRAEAHNARAFTADGFYRTGDRVRRLPGGHLIVEGRAKDQINRGGEKIAAEEVEGYLLAHPAVFDAALVAMPDRWLGEKTCAFVVLRDAAQATPRELAQCLRERGIAAFKIPDRIEFLAALPRTAVGKIDKKALRARFAPPAAVPVSSSFAQAAP from the coding sequence ATGAGCGCCGCGCCGCTGCCCGGCTTCGTGCCGTGGCCGGACGAGTTCGCCGCGCGTTATCGCGAACGGGGCTATTGGACCGGCGAGACTCTTTACCGCAGCGTTTCCCGCGGCGCGCGTATGCATCCCGAGCGCATCGCCATCGTTTGCGGCGAACGGCGCTGGAGCTATGCGCAATTCGACGAGCAATCGCGGCGTCTCGCCGCGGGCCTGCGCCGCCTCGGCATCGGCCCGCGCGACCGGGTGCTGCTGCAGTTGCCGAACATCGGCGAACACTACATCGCCTGCCATGCGCTGTTCCTGCTCGGCGCCTTGCCGGTGTTCGCCTTGCCGGCGCACCGCCGCGCCGAGATCGGCTATTTCGTCGGCCATGCCGAGGTCCGCGCCTGCGTGATCGCCGACCGCGACGGCGGCTTCGACTACCGTTCGATGATTCGCGAGGTCTGCGCCGAGCACGACTGCCTGCGCGACGCGATCGTGATCGGCGAAGCCGAGGAATTCCACGCCTTCGCCGATCTGCTCGACGAGCCGTTGAGTGGCGACGGACCCGAAGCGGGGGAGGTCGCGTTCCTGCAGCTGTCCGGCGGCAGCACCGGCGTGCCCAAGCTGATTGCGCGCACCCACGACGATTATCTCTACAGCGTGCGCGAAAGCGCGCGCATTTGCGGGCTCGACGGCGACACGGTGTATCTGTGCGCGCTACCGGCCGCGCACAATTTCCCGATGAGCTCGCCCGGCGCGCTCGGCGTGTTCCATGCCGGCGGCTGCGTGGTGTTGGCGCGGCACAGCGATCCCGAATCCTGCTTCGCCCTGATCCAGCGCGAACGCGTCACCCTCACCGCGCTCGTACCGGCGCTGGCCTTGGCGTGGCTCGAATCGCGGTCGCGCGCGCGCTACGACCTCAGCAGTCTGGACTGCGTGCAGATCGGCGGCGCGCATCTGGCCGGCGAGGTCGCGCGGCGCGTGCCGGAGGCGTTCGGCTGCCGCTTGCAGCAGGTGTTCGGGATGGCCGAAGGCTTGGTCAACTACACCCGCGGCGACGAACCCGAGGAACTGATCCTGGGCACGCAAGGCCGGCCGATCAGCGACGACGACGAGATCCGCATCGTCGACGACGAAGACATCGACGTCGCGCCCGGCGAGGTCGGCCATCTGCTGACCCGCGGTCCGTACACCATCCGCGGCTATTACCGCGCCGAAGCGCACAACGCGCGGGCGTTCACCGCCGACGGCTTCTATCGCACCGGCGACCGCGTGCGCCGCTTGCCCGGCGGCCATCTGATCGTCGAAGGCCGGGCCAAGGACCAGATCAACCGCGGCGGCGAGAAGATCGCGGCGGAGGAAGTCGAAGGCTATCTGCTCGCGCATCCGGCGGTATTCGACGCTGCGCTGGTGGCGATGCCCGACCGCTGGCTCGGCGAGAAGACCTGCGCGTTCGTGGTGCTGCGCGACGCCGCGCAAGCCACGCCGCGCGAACTCGCGCAATGTCTGCGCGAGCGCGGCATCGCCGCGTTCAAGATTCCCGACCGCATCGAGTTCCTCGCCGCGTTGCCGCGCACCGCGGTCGGCAAGATCGACAAGAAGGCCTTGCGCGCGCGCTTCGCGCCGCCGGCCGCCGTTCCCGTTTCCTCCTCTTTCGCACAGGCCGCGCCATGA
- a CDS encoding isochorismatase family protein, which produces MTIPKIASYPMPGPQQWPSNRVDWRPEPSRAVLLIHDLQEYFLAFYDQTQAPVPQLLENVRALRDACDDAGVPVVYTAQPPVQSAQQRGLLQPWWGPGITAQPQLAPVAAPIAPRPHDTVLTKWRYSAFVSSDLRERMREQGRDQLIVCGIYAHIGCMMTVADAFMHDIQPFLIADAVADFSAEEHRMALDYVSRRCGVVIGRADCAQALADGAGLPVSLTALRTELALIMERPLDEIGADDNPFEAGLDSIRLMTLLERWSARGERIGLVELAERGSVAQWWELIQQRRAA; this is translated from the coding sequence ATGACCATTCCCAAGATCGCTTCCTATCCCATGCCCGGCCCGCAGCAGTGGCCGTCGAACCGGGTGGACTGGCGTCCCGAGCCTTCGCGCGCCGTGCTGCTGATCCACGACCTGCAGGAATATTTCCTGGCGTTCTACGACCAGACCCAGGCGCCGGTGCCGCAGCTGCTGGAGAACGTGCGCGCCCTGCGCGATGCCTGCGACGACGCCGGCGTGCCGGTGGTCTACACCGCGCAGCCGCCGGTGCAGAGCGCGCAGCAGCGCGGCTTGCTGCAGCCGTGGTGGGGTCCGGGCATCACCGCGCAGCCGCAGTTGGCGCCGGTCGCCGCGCCGATCGCGCCGCGCCCGCACGACACCGTGCTGACCAAATGGCGCTACAGCGCCTTCGTCTCCAGCGACTTGCGCGAACGCATGCGCGAGCAAGGCCGCGATCAGCTGATCGTCTGCGGCATCTACGCCCACATCGGTTGCATGATGACCGTGGCCGACGCCTTCATGCACGATATCCAGCCGTTCCTGATCGCCGATGCGGTGGCCGATTTCTCCGCCGAGGAACATCGCATGGCGCTGGATTACGTCTCGCGCCGCTGCGGCGTGGTGATCGGCCGCGCCGACTGCGCGCAAGCCTTGGCCGACGGCGCCGGCTTGCCGGTCAGCCTGACCGCGCTGCGCACCGAGCTGGCGCTGATCATGGAGCGTCCGCTGGACGAGATCGGCGCCGACGACAATCCGTTCGAGGCCGGCCTGGATTCGATCCGCTTGATGACGCTGCTGGAGCGCTGGTCGGCACGCGGCGAGCGCATCGGATTGGTTGAACTCGCCGAGCGCGGCAGCGTGGCGCAGTGGTGGGAATTGATCCAGCAACGGCGGGCGGCGTGA
- a CDS encoding condensation domain-containing protein codes for MAGETGLPLTGPQLGMWAAQQLDPDSPSLWTAEAVELDGPLDEAALEAAIRETLTACDALHMRYEEIDGQAVQRLREARSVLIGREDCAGCDSPWDSAWRWMREDLLRPADLARRPLFATALIRLGAQRHLWYLRAHHIALDGFAYLLLIHRVAELYSAKVRGADAPRARDWSLAPVVAEEADYRASDAFARSREFWRQRCVGATEPVTLGPKCAPDDSARSSHLSLPAGEHLRWQNAARALGVDWSAWLIAAVFAWMRARSGADEISLGLLVMNRLGSAALGVPCMGMNVVPLRLSLQPQWSFADLARAVATELRELRPHQRYNYEWLRQDAGLGDSHAQLYGPVLNLMPFDRGFVFEGLSSRAHAVSVGSVEDLDLTVSPLADSVRFDIEANPQAYDAASLQAHHRALLALMDAALADPSRRLDELAGALAREAA; via the coding sequence ATGGCGGGGGAGACGGGATTGCCGCTGACCGGGCCGCAACTGGGCATGTGGGCGGCGCAGCAGCTCGACCCCGACAGTCCGTCGCTGTGGACCGCCGAGGCGGTGGAACTGGACGGCCCGCTCGACGAAGCGGCCTTGGAAGCGGCGATCCGCGAAACCCTGACCGCTTGCGATGCGCTGCACATGCGTTACGAAGAAATCGATGGGCAGGCCGTGCAACGGCTGCGCGAGGCGCGCAGCGTGTTGATCGGCCGCGAGGATTGCGCCGGCTGCGATTCGCCCTGGGACAGCGCATGGCGCTGGATGCGCGAGGATCTGCTGCGTCCGGCCGATCTGGCCCGACGGCCGCTGTTCGCGACTGCGTTGATCCGGCTGGGCGCGCAGCGCCATCTTTGGTACTTGCGCGCGCATCACATCGCGCTGGACGGGTTCGCGTATCTGCTGTTGATCCACCGCGTCGCCGAACTGTATTCGGCCAAGGTACGCGGCGCCGACGCGCCGCGCGCGCGCGATTGGTCGCTGGCGCCGGTGGTCGCCGAGGAGGCGGACTACCGCGCTTCGGACGCGTTCGCGCGCAGCCGCGAGTTCTGGCGGCAACGCTGCGTCGGCGCGACTGAGCCGGTCACGCTCGGGCCGAAGTGCGCGCCCGACGACAGCGCGCGTTCCTCGCACCTGAGCCTGCCCGCGGGCGAACACCTGCGCTGGCAGAACGCGGCGCGCGCGCTCGGCGTGGACTGGTCGGCATGGCTGATCGCGGCGGTGTTCGCCTGGATGCGCGCGCGCAGCGGCGCGGACGAGATCAGCCTGGGACTGTTGGTGATGAACCGGCTGGGTTCGGCGGCGCTGGGTGTGCCGTGCATGGGCATGAACGTGGTGCCGCTGCGCTTGTCGTTGCAGCCGCAGTGGAGCTTCGCCGATCTGGCGCGCGCGGTCGCGACCGAGTTGCGCGAGTTGCGGCCGCATCAGCGCTACAACTACGAATGGCTGCGGCAGGACGCGGGTCTGGGCGACAGCCATGCTCAGTTGTACGGGCCGGTGCTCAATCTGATGCCGTTCGACCGCGGTTTCGTGTTCGAGGGGCTGAGCAGCCGCGCGCATGCGGTGTCGGTCGGTTCGGTCGAAGACCTCGACCTCACCGTGTCGCCGCTGGCCGACAGCGTGCGTTTCGATATCGAAGCCAACCCGCAGGCGTACGACGCCGCGAGTCTGCAGGCGCACCATCGCGCGTTGTTGGCGCTGATGGATGCGGCGCTGGCCGATCCTTCGCGGCGTTTGGACGAACTCGCCGGCGCGCTCGCGCGCGAGGCCGCATGA
- a CDS encoding siderophore-interacting protein, protein MSARPRARLLRVLRIEPRTPQMRRIVLGGDDLAGFPIGSEGAHIKLLFPAKPGETPALPVFGEHGPAWPDGAAKPVVRTYTVAKIDDDGLTIDIVLHGDEGPASRWAANARVGDPLGVAGPGGPELFRAEASRHVLIGDPSSYALICAVIERLPERASIDALLEAPDAAEIQALPDRPGLRARWFSREGEPAGASRRLLEAVRELPWPQREAVSVTLAGESAQVVAIRDFLARERGVPRSMMYAVPYWKDRWDEDRYHDERHRIMDAFDAEAEQGVSA, encoded by the coding sequence ATGAGCGCGCGTCCGCGCGCGAGGTTGTTGCGGGTGCTGCGCATCGAGCCGCGCACGCCGCAGATGCGCCGCATCGTCTTGGGCGGCGACGATCTGGCCGGTTTTCCCATCGGCAGCGAGGGCGCGCACATCAAGCTGCTGTTTCCCGCGAAGCCGGGCGAAACGCCCGCGCTGCCGGTATTCGGCGAACACGGCCCGGCATGGCCCGACGGCGCGGCGAAGCCGGTGGTGCGCACTTACACCGTGGCGAAGATCGATGACGATGGATTGACGATCGACATCGTGCTGCACGGCGACGAAGGCCCGGCCTCGCGCTGGGCCGCGAACGCGCGCGTCGGCGATCCGCTCGGCGTCGCTGGGCCCGGCGGGCCGGAGCTGTTCCGCGCCGAGGCCTCGCGGCATGTGTTGATTGGCGATCCGAGCAGCTACGCGCTGATCTGCGCGGTGATCGAACGCTTGCCGGAGCGGGCGAGCATCGACGCTCTGCTGGAAGCGCCGGATGCCGCCGAAATCCAAGCCTTGCCGGATCGTCCGGGCTTGCGCGCGCGTTGGTTTTCGCGCGAAGGCGAACCGGCCGGCGCGAGCCGGCGTTTGTTGGAGGCGGTGCGCGAACTGCCGTGGCCGCAGCGCGAAGCGGTCTCGGTGACGCTCGCGGGCGAGAGCGCGCAAGTGGTCGCGATCCGCGACTTTCTCGCACGGGAACGCGGCGTCCCGCGTTCGATGATGTACGCGGTGCCGTACTGGAAGGATCGCTGGGACGAGGACCGTTACCACGACGAACGCCACCGGATCATGGACGCGTTCGACGCCGAAGCGGAGCAGGGGGTCTCGGCATGA
- a CDS encoding 2,3-dihydro-2,3-dihydroxybenzoate dehydrogenase, producing MSARGRGAGEFDGRLALVTGAAQGIGAATAARLAEQGARLALCDRDEARLRDFARELQGQGVEVAAFVCDVADGAAIEAMVERIERELGEIAHLAHIAGILRVGDAVGLELEDWDACMTVNARGAFVVARAVAARMRERGRGSIVAVGSNAASAPRTGMAAYAASKAAATQYLRCLALELAPHGVRCNIVSPGSTDTAMQRAFAVDEAARQRILRGDGERFRLGVPLGRIADPGDIAETICFLLSDRARHVTLHDLRVDGGATLDM from the coding sequence ATGAGCGCGCGGGGCAGGGGAGCGGGGGAGTTCGACGGCCGTCTGGCGCTGGTGACCGGCGCCGCGCAGGGGATCGGCGCGGCCACCGCGGCGCGCTTGGCGGAGCAGGGCGCGCGATTGGCGCTGTGCGATCGCGACGAAGCGCGCTTGCGCGACTTCGCGCGGGAGTTGCAGGGGCAGGGCGTCGAGGTCGCGGCCTTCGTTTGCGATGTCGCCGATGGCGCGGCCATCGAGGCGATGGTCGAGCGGATCGAGCGCGAGCTCGGGGAGATCGCGCATCTGGCCCACATCGCCGGCATCTTGCGCGTCGGCGATGCGGTCGGACTCGAGCTCGAGGATTGGGACGCTTGCATGACGGTCAATGCGCGCGGCGCGTTCGTCGTCGCCCGCGCGGTGGCCGCGCGCATGCGCGAACGCGGGCGCGGCAGCATCGTCGCGGTCGGTTCCAACGCCGCCTCCGCGCCGCGCACCGGCATGGCGGCGTATGCCGCGTCGAAGGCGGCGGCGACGCAGTATCTGCGTTGTCTCGCATTGGAGCTGGCGCCGCACGGCGTGCGTTGCAACATCGTTTCGCCGGGATCCACCGACACCGCGATGCAACGCGCGTTCGCTGTCGACGAAGCCGCGCGCCAGCGCATTCTGCGCGGCGACGGCGAGCGTTTCCGCCTCGGCGTTCCCTTGGGGCGCATCGCCGATCCGGGCGATATCGCCGAGACGATCTGTTTCCTGTTGTCGGATCGGGCGCGGCACGTGACCTTGCACGATCTGCGCGTGGACGGCGGGGCGACGTTGGACATGTAG
- a CDS encoding TetR/AcrR family transcriptional regulator, which produces MPKISKNAPKATQPKGVKKRTRLAPELRHEQILQAALVEFSTHGYAATSISRIAARAGISKANVYVHFASKEEVFEVLVRKLLSQPKESWDHLREVQDVGAFVDQFVDAAYAALTPETVSIIRMMIADGYRLPHLREQLGEGVFGLNAERQQIIDLLVKNGKLEKSPVTEHFSLALAPFLYAAVAQMVLGPVQAEAQIEDLKTGHKKLLHALLRAPKAG; this is translated from the coding sequence ATGCCAAAGATCAGCAAGAACGCCCCGAAAGCGACCCAGCCCAAGGGGGTCAAGAAGAGAACGCGCCTCGCCCCTGAGTTGCGGCACGAGCAGATCCTTCAGGCGGCGCTCGTGGAGTTCTCCACGCATGGATACGCGGCCACCAGCATTTCCCGGATCGCCGCTCGCGCAGGCATCTCCAAGGCGAACGTATACGTTCATTTCGCCAGCAAGGAGGAAGTATTCGAGGTCCTGGTACGCAAGCTGCTCAGCCAGCCAAAAGAGAGCTGGGACCACCTGCGGGAGGTCCAGGATGTCGGAGCGTTTGTCGATCAGTTCGTCGACGCAGCCTATGCCGCACTGACCCCCGAGACCGTATCGATCATTCGCATGATGATCGCCGACGGCTACCGCCTGCCTCATCTGCGGGAGCAGCTAGGAGAGGGGGTGTTCGGGCTCAATGCCGAAAGGCAGCAAATCATCGATCTGCTCGTGAAGAACGGCAAGCTGGAGAAAAGCCCAGTGACTGAGCACTTCAGCTTGGCGCTCGCGCCATTTCTCTATGCTGCGGTGGCCCAAATGGTGTTGGGACCGGTTCAAGCCGAAGCTCAGATCGAGGATCTGAAGACCGGTCACAAGAAGCTCTTGCATGCGCTGTTGCGAGCGCCCAAGGCAGGGTAG
- a CDS encoding MipA/OmpV family protein yields MGNTRTARWIHRPTAVVIFGLALAASPLLAGAQESDDSQSDDSTWAIGLGATLIQRPYRDIDDELKAVPLISYESSRWSLAGSRFDFKVNRSEELSFRLRARYALDGYDANDSPFLRGMHDRDDSAWVGGAVAWRLPWVDLSAEYLADAMGNSKGSRALLQAQHRFAFGRFGLTPRLGAEWVDKKYVTYYYGVLPEEVTPSRAAYEGKATVNFETGVRADYTIGRKHTVFLDVGMIKFGDSIKDSPLVDGSDQVRTSIGYAYRF; encoded by the coding sequence ATGGGGAACACCCGTACGGCTCGGTGGATCCATCGCCCTACCGCGGTCGTCATCTTCGGGCTCGCGCTCGCGGCTTCTCCGCTTCTGGCGGGCGCTCAGGAGTCCGACGACTCGCAAAGCGACGATTCGACGTGGGCGATTGGGCTTGGCGCAACGCTGATTCAGAGGCCTTACCGCGACATCGACGACGAGCTTAAAGCCGTTCCGTTGATTAGCTACGAAAGCTCTCGGTGGAGCCTGGCCGGATCCCGCTTCGACTTCAAGGTCAATCGAAGCGAAGAGCTGTCGTTCCGATTGAGGGCGCGTTACGCGCTCGACGGTTACGACGCCAACGACTCCCCTTTCCTGCGCGGGATGCATGACCGCGACGACAGCGCATGGGTTGGGGGTGCGGTGGCTTGGCGCCTGCCCTGGGTAGATCTCTCCGCGGAGTACCTCGCTGACGCCATGGGCAACAGCAAGGGCTCGCGTGCTCTGCTTCAAGCTCAGCATCGCTTCGCCTTCGGAAGGTTCGGCCTGACCCCGAGGCTCGGCGCGGAATGGGTGGACAAGAAGTATGTCACCTACTACTACGGCGTACTTCCCGAAGAGGTCACCCCCTCCCGTGCGGCGTACGAAGGAAAGGCGACCGTCAATTTCGAAACCGGCGTGCGCGCCGACTACACGATCGGCCGAAAGCACACCGTCTTCCTCGACGTCGGAATGATCAAGTTCGGCGACTCGATCAAAGACAGCCCGCTCGTAGATGGCTCGGACCAAGTTCGAACCTCGATCGGCTACGCCTATCGGTTCTGA